A genomic segment from Frateuria edaphi encodes:
- a CDS encoding FAD-binding oxidoreductase, which produces MPLSDSLLQTLHSIFGDALHTGPAERLAYAYDNSRLNAQPDAVVFPTGHAQVEALVRACRDHRVPLTARGRGSNTTGATVPVEGGVVASFERMNRILRIDPANRLAVVEPGVINGDLQRALAPHGLFWPPDPSSSPWCSIGGNLACNAAGPRAVKYGTPRENTLGLRAVAGTGEGFRCGTYTTKGSTGYDLTRLLIGSEGTLALITEATLKLTPRPSTIRTLRATYRDVGAAAQAVARIMGQPVTPCALEFIDETALKLARAHAGDHIPLAGALLMIEVDGEPETLDSAVTAVSAAARGDGLLSLDAAATAEEAQQLWAARKALSPAQRTIAPDKINEDVVVPVSRLPELVQGIQRLATKHDVLIDSFGHAGNGNLHVNLLPRDAAERERAHACLAGIFALVIELEGTLSGEHGIGRIKREFMPLALAPETLHLMREVKRAFDPDAILNPGKLLPAGSA; this is translated from the coding sequence ATGCCGTTATCCGACTCGCTGCTCCAAACGCTCCATTCGATCTTCGGTGACGCCCTCCACACCGGTCCCGCCGAGCGACTGGCCTACGCCTACGACAACTCGCGCCTCAACGCGCAGCCCGACGCGGTGGTGTTTCCCACCGGGCACGCGCAGGTCGAGGCGCTGGTGCGCGCCTGTCGCGACCACCGCGTCCCGCTCACCGCGCGCGGGCGCGGCAGCAACACCACGGGCGCCACGGTGCCTGTCGAGGGCGGCGTGGTCGCCAGCTTCGAGCGCATGAACCGCATCCTGCGCATCGACCCGGCCAACCGGCTGGCGGTGGTCGAACCGGGCGTGATCAACGGCGACCTGCAACGCGCGCTGGCGCCGCATGGCCTGTTCTGGCCACCGGACCCGAGTTCGTCGCCGTGGTGCAGCATCGGCGGCAACCTCGCCTGCAATGCCGCCGGACCGCGCGCGGTCAAGTACGGCACGCCGCGCGAGAACACGCTGGGCCTGCGCGCGGTCGCCGGCACGGGCGAAGGATTCCGCTGCGGCACATACACCACCAAGGGTTCCACCGGCTACGACCTCACGCGCCTCCTGATCGGCTCGGAGGGCACGCTGGCGCTGATCACCGAAGCCACGCTCAAGCTCACGCCTCGCCCCTCGACCATCCGCACGCTGCGCGCGACCTACCGCGACGTCGGCGCCGCCGCGCAGGCCGTGGCGCGCATCATGGGCCAGCCTGTCACGCCGTGCGCGCTGGAGTTCATCGACGAAACGGCGCTGAAGCTCGCCCGTGCGCATGCCGGCGACCACATACCGCTGGCCGGTGCGCTGCTGATGATCGAGGTCGATGGCGAGCCGGAGACGCTCGACTCCGCCGTTACTGCCGTTTCCGCTGCCGCCCGCGGCGACGGCCTCCTGTCCCTCGATGCGGCGGCCACCGCCGAAGAGGCGCAGCAACTGTGGGCCGCGCGCAAAGCCCTCTCGCCCGCACAACGCACGATCGCGCCGGACAAGATCAACGAAGACGTGGTGGTGCCGGTCAGCCGCCTGCCGGAGCTGGTGCAAGGCATCCAGCGGCTGGCAACAAAGCACGACGTGCTGATCGACAGCTTCGGCCACGCCGGCAACGGCAACCTGCACGTCAACCTGTTGCCGCGCGATGCCGCCGAACGCGAGCGCGCACACGCCTGCCTCGCCGGGATCTTTGCGCTGGTGATCGAACTCGAAGGCACGCTTTCGGGCGAACACGGCATCGGACGGATCAAGCGTGAGTTCATGCCGCTGGCGCTGGCGCCTGAAACCCTCCATCTGATGCGCGAGGTCAAGCGCGCGTTCGATCCCGACGCCATCCTCAACCCCGGCAAACTGCTGCCTGCCGGTTCTGCGTAG
- a CDS encoding nucleoside permease: MNIKLRLIVMNFLQFFVWGSWLTTIGAYWFQTRHWGGAEFGAIFSTMGIASLFMPAITGIIADKWINAERLYGILHLGGALMLFIVPTIDNPSTLFWVMLVNMCFYMPTIALSITVAYNALKTEGVDIVKVYPPIRVWGTVGFIAAMWAISLLHIETSPDQFRIAAIAAVLLGLYSFSLPACPPRDTRHTSMVDVLGLRSFALFKNYKMAVFFLFAMALGAALQLTNAYGDTFLHDFGKIDAYKGLITVRYPNIVLSISQMSETLFILAIPFFLKRFGIKTVMLISMVAWVLRFGLFAYGNPAELLWMIILSNIVYGMAFDFFNISGSLFVEGQADPKIRASAQGLFMLMTNGVGAVLGSSISGQVIERFFTAPDGALLWHGIWLSFAGYALVVAVLFVILFRHKHIPENAARANLGHQAGI; encoded by the coding sequence ATGAACATCAAGCTGCGTCTGATCGTGATGAACTTCCTGCAGTTCTTCGTGTGGGGTTCGTGGCTCACCACCATCGGGGCCTACTGGTTCCAGACCCGCCACTGGGGCGGCGCCGAGTTCGGCGCGATCTTCTCCACCATGGGCATCGCCTCGCTGTTCATGCCGGCGATCACCGGCATCATCGCCGACAAATGGATCAACGCCGAGCGCCTGTACGGCATCCTTCACCTGGGCGGCGCGTTGATGCTTTTCATCGTGCCGACGATCGACAACCCATCCACGCTGTTCTGGGTGATGCTGGTCAACATGTGCTTCTACATGCCGACCATCGCGCTCTCGATCACGGTGGCCTACAACGCGCTCAAGACCGAGGGCGTGGACATCGTGAAGGTGTATCCGCCGATCCGCGTGTGGGGCACGGTCGGCTTCATCGCGGCGATGTGGGCGATCAGCCTGCTGCACATCGAAACCTCGCCCGACCAGTTCCGCATCGCGGCCATCGCGGCCGTGCTGCTGGGTCTGTACTCGTTTTCGCTGCCGGCCTGCCCGCCGCGCGATACGCGCCACACCTCGATGGTCGACGTGCTCGGCCTGCGCTCGTTCGCGCTGTTCAAGAACTACAAGATGGCGGTGTTCTTCCTGTTCGCGATGGCGCTGGGCGCCGCGCTGCAGCTGACCAACGCCTACGGCGACACCTTCCTGCACGACTTCGGCAAGATCGATGCGTACAAAGGCCTGATCACGGTGCGCTATCCGAACATCGTGCTGTCGATCTCGCAGATGTCCGAAACGCTGTTCATCCTGGCGATCCCATTCTTCCTCAAGCGCTTCGGCATCAAGACCGTGATGCTGATCAGCATGGTCGCCTGGGTGCTGCGCTTCGGCCTGTTCGCCTACGGCAACCCGGCCGAACTTTTGTGGATGATCATCCTGTCGAACATCGTCTACGGCATGGCGTTCGACTTCTTCAACATCTCCGGCTCCTTGTTCGTCGAGGGCCAGGCCGACCCGAAGATCCGCGCCAGCGCGCAGGGCCTGTTCATGCTGATGACCAACGGCGTGGGCGCGGTGCTGGGCAGCTCGATCAGCGGGCAGGTGATCGAACGGTTCTTCACCGCCCCGGACGGCGCGCTGCTGTGGCATGGCATCTGGCTGAGCTTCGCCGGCTACGCGCTGGTGGTGGCGGTGCTGTTCGTGATCCTGTTCCGCCACAAGCACATTCCGGAGAATGCGGCTCGGGCAAACCTGGGGCATCAGGCAGGCATCTGA
- a CDS encoding LysE family transporter — translation MHLFLTIALVHLVALLSPGPDFFFVSQTAVSRSRRQALFGVLGITLGITWWSALALLGLQLVLHRLAWLQQVIAIAGGSYLAWMGLRMLRGAFTQASVTHGGTAAMPGGELATLRAGLLTNLANPKVVVYFGSVFSAFLGEGVDVATRWGLWALIVAETFSWFALVAAFFALPAMRRGYLRLARWIDGLAGAVFVAFGLHLILARRG, via the coding sequence ATGCACCTGTTCCTCACCATTGCCCTCGTTCATCTGGTCGCGCTGCTCAGTCCCGGCCCCGATTTCTTTTTCGTCTCGCAGACTGCCGTCAGCCGCTCGCGCAGACAGGCGCTTTTCGGCGTGCTGGGCATCACCCTGGGAATCACGTGGTGGTCGGCGCTGGCGCTGCTCGGCCTGCAGCTGGTGCTGCACAGGCTGGCATGGCTGCAACAGGTGATCGCCATTGCCGGCGGGTCGTACTTGGCTTGGATGGGGTTGCGCATGCTGCGTGGTGCGTTTACGCAAGCGTCGGTGACGCATGGCGGTACGGCCGCCATGCCGGGCGGCGAACTGGCCACGCTGCGCGCCGGACTGCTGACCAACCTGGCCAATCCCAAGGTGGTGGTCTATTTCGGGAGCGTGTTCTCGGCCTTCCTGGGCGAGGGCGTGGATGTGGCGACGCGTTGGGGCTTGTGGGCGCTGATCGTGGCCGAGACGTTCAGCTGGTTCGCGCTGGTGGCTGCGTTCTTCGCCTTGCCGGCGATGCGTCGCGGTTACCTGCGGCTGGCGCGGTGGATCGATGGCCTTGCCGGCGCGGTGTTTGTCGCCTTTGGCTTGCACCTCATCCTCGCCCGCCGCGGCTGA
- a CDS encoding penicillin-binding protein activator gives MRLLRAAGLGLLIALASSACVPTKVTRSPQELAAAQHAGQLANQGQFDQAIQAYLDLGRQTGDTDHYNILAAEVYREEGALEQAAPLLDQVRRPRLQDEDAARYDLLRAELALAHHDAHTALQLTTQPSPVPPTLELRLLELRARAMEATGDLWGAARTRVQMDPQLEGLDHTQNRKEILDLLGRLGVEPLKRRGAAMQAGDRMLPWINEALTQLGVPVAQPQPDLDQPVGTMLPGADANVREGYRMPANVALLLPLGGNFAGASGAIRQGFFAGYADAARTKAPRANVRVYDSGGTADGAIKAYQQATSDGAQLIVGPLTRTEVAAVFGQPQLPVPLLALNHPDDRSLPAAGATEFGLLPESEGALAADHMVERGIHNAYVVVSDDDFAQRAAGAFKAELEARGGRVAGMATLPPGKVNYANTIAGLNMPTTATPLAGTEPAEAASAPAAAGSAETLPAPVPTGDTGIFVSMRPEQARLLLPQLHVAHVGLPVFATSHIYAGVDDAAANRDLDGVEFSDAPWLFDAQPGMPSHDAIASRLPAARGTSARLFAFGMDAWNLVPYLDWLRDHPGSYLPGASGQLAADQFGRIRRVLIWARFQDGIARPLTGSLQLDDVPSAAPPVDEGTRTPIPATSAGVPPAASTTLPPAGH, from the coding sequence CTCGGCCTGCTGATCGCCTTGGCCTCAAGCGCCTGCGTGCCGACCAAGGTGACCCGCTCGCCCCAGGAACTTGCCGCCGCGCAGCACGCCGGACAGCTCGCCAACCAGGGGCAATTCGACCAGGCCATCCAGGCCTACCTCGACCTGGGCCGCCAGACCGGCGACACCGACCACTACAACATCCTGGCGGCCGAGGTGTACCGCGAGGAAGGCGCGCTCGAGCAGGCCGCACCGCTGCTCGACCAGGTACGTCGCCCGCGCCTGCAGGACGAGGACGCCGCCCGCTACGACCTGCTCCGCGCGGAGCTGGCGCTGGCCCACCACGACGCGCACACCGCGCTGCAGCTGACCACCCAGCCCTCGCCCGTCCCGCCGACGCTCGAACTGCGCCTGCTCGAACTGCGCGCGCGGGCGATGGAAGCCACCGGCGACCTGTGGGGTGCGGCGCGCACACGCGTGCAGATGGATCCGCAGCTCGAGGGCCTCGACCACACGCAGAACCGCAAGGAGATCCTGGACCTGCTCGGCCGCCTGGGTGTCGAGCCGCTCAAGCGCCGGGGCGCCGCGATGCAGGCTGGCGATCGCATGCTGCCATGGATCAACGAGGCGCTGACCCAGCTCGGCGTGCCGGTGGCGCAGCCGCAGCCCGATCTGGACCAGCCGGTCGGCACCATGCTTCCCGGCGCGGACGCCAACGTGCGCGAGGGCTACCGCATGCCCGCGAACGTGGCACTGCTGCTGCCGCTGGGTGGAAACTTCGCCGGGGCCAGCGGCGCCATCCGCCAGGGCTTCTTCGCCGGTTACGCCGATGCCGCGCGCACCAAGGCGCCGCGCGCGAACGTGCGGGTGTACGACAGCGGCGGTACCGCAGACGGCGCGATCAAGGCTTACCAGCAGGCCACCAGCGATGGCGCTCAACTGATCGTCGGCCCGCTCACCCGCACCGAAGTGGCCGCCGTATTCGGGCAGCCCCAGCTGCCGGTCCCCTTGCTCGCGCTCAACCATCCGGACGACAGAAGCCTGCCCGCCGCCGGCGCCACCGAGTTCGGCCTGCTGCCCGAGAGCGAAGGCGCACTGGCCGCTGACCACATGGTCGAGCGTGGCATCCATAACGCCTACGTGGTCGTATCCGACGACGACTTCGCCCAGCGTGCCGCCGGCGCGTTCAAGGCCGAACTCGAAGCCCGCGGCGGCCGCGTCGCCGGGATGGCCACGCTGCCGCCCGGCAAGGTGAACTACGCCAACACCATCGCCGGACTGAACATGCCGACCACGGCCACTCCGCTGGCCGGAACCGAACCGGCGGAGGCCGCCTCGGCGCCAGCCGCGGCCGGTAGCGCGGAGACCCTTCCCGCGCCGGTGCCGACGGGCGACACCGGCATCTTCGTCAGCATGCGACCGGAGCAGGCGCGCCTGCTGCTGCCGCAGTTGCACGTCGCACACGTCGGCCTGCCGGTATTCGCCACGTCGCATATCTATGCCGGCGTGGATGACGCCGCCGCCAATCGCGACCTCGATGGCGTGGAGTTCTCCGATGCGCCGTGGCTGTTCGACGCCCAACCGGGGATGCCCAGCCATGATGCGATCGCCTCCAGACTGCCCGCCGCGCGCGGCACCTCGGCGCGGTTGTTCGCCTTCGGCATGGACGCATGGAACCTGGTGCCCTACCTCGACTGGCTGCGCGACCACCCGGGCAGTTACCTGCCAGGCGCCAGTGGCCAGCTCGCCGCCGACCAGTTCGGGCGCATCCGCCGCGTGCTGATCTGGGCGCGCTTCCAGGACGGGATCGCCCGTCCGCTGACCGGCAGCCTGCAGCTGGATGACGTGCCCTCGGCCGCCCCGCCGGTGGACGAAGGCACGCGCACCCCGATACCGGCGACATCCGCCGGTGTACCGCCGGCCGCCTCGACCACCCTGCCGCCCGCCGGCCACTGA
- a CDS encoding uracil-DNA glycosylase family protein, translating to MPSKLDRLLAEIRACQLCAADLAHGVRPVLQASATARLLIVSQAPGRKVHLSGVPFNDVSGERLRDWLGIDKATFYDARRVAIVPMGFCFPGSARGADLPPRRECAPAWHPRLMPLLKKVDLTLAIGRYAQVGLLGTQAGASLTETVRDWRTHLARGVLPLPHPSPRNQPWTRHNPWFAEELLPVLRERVAHALRP from the coding sequence ATGCCTTCCAAGCTCGATCGCCTTCTCGCCGAAATCCGCGCATGCCAGCTCTGCGCCGCCGACCTCGCACATGGCGTGCGCCCCGTGCTGCAGGCCTCGGCCACCGCGCGGCTGCTGATCGTCAGCCAGGCGCCCGGGCGCAAGGTGCACTTGAGCGGCGTGCCGTTCAACGACGTGAGCGGCGAGCGCCTGCGTGACTGGCTGGGCATCGACAAGGCGACCTTTTACGACGCCCGCCGCGTGGCGATCGTGCCGATGGGTTTCTGCTTCCCGGGCAGCGCGCGCGGCGCCGACCTGCCGCCGCGGCGCGAATGCGCACCGGCCTGGCATCCGCGGCTGATGCCGCTGCTGAAGAAGGTCGATCTGACCCTGGCGATCGGCCGCTACGCACAGGTCGGACTGCTCGGCACGCAGGCGGGCGCCAGCCTCACCGAGACCGTGCGCGACTGGCGCACGCACCTGGCTCGCGGCGTGCTGCCGCTGCCACACCCGAGCCCGCGCAACCAGCCCTGGACCCGGCACAACCCATGGTTCGCGGAGGAGCTGCTGCCGGTGTTGCGCGAGCGCGTAGCGCACGCATTGCGCCCGTAG
- a CDS encoding TonB-dependent receptor, whose product MSSSVRPLALALTLALAAPLHAADAQQATNLERVEVSQSTLRLPRSQGALPMTITVIDRQDLANQLAITPDLGDAIGALVPSFAPSTQKLSVRGQTLRGRNPLYMIDGVPQSSPLRNGSRDGYTIDPAMIERIEIVEGSNSLQGLGAAGGIINIITKHAPAKDGIRQEVTLDASAPTQGADGLGYGAAWLVGARSGAFDLVAGASWRKRGMYSDAHGRLIGVDGTQGDLMDSKSRDGFAKLGYTFAGERRLQLTANRFDLQGNGDYTAVPGDMDAGIPTTSVREKQPGEAPRNRVLTTSLDYRDPHLADGELRAQLYHQRNRELFGGGTFGTFQDPAYGAVVFDQSQNESVKDGARLSWSRRGLLEDRLTVLAGADGYRDRTHQSLVQTNRNWVPPSTYTGWAPFLQAEYWPLQVVSINAGLRQEHGRLEVPTFRTLASYGGVTVDGGSRSFKKTLPNIGAVWYLTDTLNLFASYAEGYTLPDVGRVLRAISTPGQRVNDFLDLKPVVSDNREAGAEYAGAAFNARISYWTSASKLGALLVFDAPNQVYNVARQRTEISGWEARAGWTPREGTRLDASYAINHGRSDRDGDGRVDSDLDGANIAPNRLNLSWTQRWNGALSSYLQLSRLASRDFATLGERTAHFDGYVTADAYLKWHAGTAGEWTLGVQNLANKQYINYVSQTVGDDDSYFAGRGRTMSLAWQQVF is encoded by the coding sequence ATGTCGTCGTCCGTACGCCCGCTCGCGCTCGCCCTGACCCTGGCCCTGGCGGCCCCGCTGCACGCCGCGGACGCGCAGCAGGCGACCAACCTGGAGCGGGTCGAGGTTTCCCAGAGCACCCTGCGCCTGCCGCGCAGCCAGGGCGCGCTGCCGATGACGATCACCGTGATCGACCGACAGGACCTCGCCAACCAGCTGGCCATCACGCCGGACCTGGGCGACGCCATCGGCGCGCTGGTGCCCTCCTTCGCGCCATCGACGCAGAAGCTCTCGGTGCGCGGCCAGACTCTGCGCGGGCGCAACCCGCTCTACATGATCGACGGCGTGCCGCAGTCCAGCCCGCTGCGCAACGGCTCGCGCGATGGCTACACCATCGACCCGGCGATGATCGAGCGGATCGAGATCGTGGAAGGCTCCAACTCGCTGCAGGGGCTCGGAGCCGCGGGCGGCATCATCAACATCATCACCAAGCACGCCCCGGCGAAGGACGGCATCCGCCAGGAAGTCACGCTGGATGCGAGTGCGCCGACCCAAGGCGCCGATGGCCTGGGTTACGGCGCGGCCTGGCTGGTCGGCGCGCGATCGGGTGCGTTCGACCTGGTCGCTGGCGCCTCCTGGCGCAAGCGCGGCATGTATTCGGACGCGCACGGCCGGCTGATCGGTGTCGACGGCACCCAGGGCGACCTGATGGATTCGAAAAGCCGGGACGGCTTCGCCAAGCTCGGGTACACCTTCGCCGGCGAGCGCCGCCTGCAGCTGACCGCCAACCGCTTCGACCTGCAGGGCAACGGCGACTACACCGCCGTCCCCGGCGACATGGACGCGGGCATTCCCACCACTTCCGTCCGTGAAAAGCAGCCGGGCGAGGCGCCGCGCAATCGCGTGCTGACCACGAGCCTGGACTACCGCGACCCGCACCTGGCCGACGGCGAATTGCGCGCGCAGCTCTACCACCAGCGCAACCGCGAGCTGTTCGGCGGCGGCACCTTCGGTACCTTCCAGGACCCGGCCTACGGCGCGGTGGTGTTCGACCAGTCGCAGAACGAATCGGTCAAGGACGGCGCGCGGCTGTCGTGGTCGCGCCGCGGCCTGCTCGAGGACAGGCTGACCGTGCTGGCCGGCGCCGACGGCTACCGCGACCGCACCCACCAGTCGCTGGTGCAGACGAACCGCAACTGGGTCCCGCCGAGCACCTACACCGGCTGGGCGCCCTTCCTGCAGGCCGAGTACTGGCCGCTGCAGGTGGTGTCGATCAATGCCGGCCTGCGCCAGGAACACGGCCGGCTGGAAGTGCCGACCTTCCGCACGCTGGCGTCCTATGGCGGCGTGACCGTCGACGGCGGCTCGCGCAGCTTCAAGAAGACGCTGCCGAACATCGGCGCGGTCTGGTACCTGACCGACACGCTCAATTTGTTCGCCAGCTATGCCGAGGGCTACACCCTGCCCGACGTCGGCCGCGTACTGCGCGCGATCAGCACGCCGGGCCAGCGCGTAAACGACTTCCTCGACCTCAAGCCCGTGGTGTCGGACAACCGCGAGGCCGGCGCCGAGTACGCGGGCGCGGCGTTCAACGCGCGCATCAGCTACTGGACGTCCGCATCGAAGCTCGGCGCCCTGCTCGTTTTCGATGCGCCCAACCAGGTCTACAACGTGGCACGCCAGCGCACCGAGATCAGCGGCTGGGAAGCGCGCGCCGGCTGGACGCCGCGCGAGGGAACGCGGCTGGACGCCTCCTACGCGATCAACCACGGCCGCTCCGACCGCGACGGCGACGGCCGGGTGGATTCGGACCTCGATGGCGCCAACATCGCGCCGAACCGCCTGAACCTTTCATGGACCCAGCGCTGGAACGGTGCGCTGTCGAGCTATCTGCAGCTCTCGCGTCTGGCCAGCCGCGACTTCGCCACGCTGGGCGAGCGCACCGCGCACTTCGACGGCTACGTCACCGCCGACGCTTACCTGAAGTGGCACGCCGGCACCGCGGGCGAGTGGACGCTGGGCGTGCAGAACCTCGCCAACAAGCAGTACATCAACTACGTCTCGCAGACGGTCGGCGACGACGACTCGTACTTCGCCGGCCGCGGACGCACCATGTCCCTCGCCTGGCAGCAGGTGTTCTGA
- a CDS encoding YraN family protein, whose amino-acid sequence MRAAGAAFEQRACRELERAGLKALARNYNTRHGELDLVMRDGDTVVFVEVRYRVRAGHGDAAASVTRSKQERLIRTAQLWLAAHGQHANRPCRFDVVSYDGPAADASMHWLKGAFEAE is encoded by the coding sequence ATGCGCGCCGCAGGCGCCGCCTTCGAACAGCGCGCCTGCCGCGAGCTGGAGCGTGCCGGACTCAAGGCGCTGGCGCGCAACTACAACACGCGCCACGGCGAGCTGGACCTGGTGATGCGCGATGGCGACACCGTGGTGTTCGTCGAGGTGCGCTACCGCGTGCGGGCCGGCCATGGCGATGCCGCGGCGTCGGTCACGCGGTCCAAGCAGGAGAGGCTGATCCGCACCGCGCAGCTGTGGCTGGCGGCGCACGGCCAGCACGCCAACCGCCCGTGCCGCTTCGACGTGGTCAGTTACGACGGCCCCGCGGCCGACGCATCGATGCATTGGCTGAAGGGTGCCTTCGAAGCGGAATGA